From one Puniceicoccales bacterium genomic stretch:
- a CDS encoding LysM peptidoglycan-binding domain-containing protein has protein sequence MDFSIRRKIIVLGCLATVSGCCKSGNELSTEEVDDKRFVAGQRLQREGRDVDAMDKFLAVIDERKSAPRSHLEAGKIYLEKYDDPVMAIYHFRQFLLKSSSTLEDNLVTQMVETAQKRFVQKLLGKSAEGYDNQNFLVLLKRLREENISLKRQLDELRKAENISEKDIYFSENRQLQGSLNSYTVLAGDTLSSISQKVYGSSEKWNVIFAANGDKLKAPDSLKVGQVLVIPRD, from the coding sequence ATGGACTTTTCTATACGGAGAAAGATTATTGTTTTAGGTTGTCTAGCCACGGTGAGTGGTTGCTGTAAATCTGGCAATGAATTGAGTACAGAAGAAGTTGATGATAAAAGGTTTGTCGCCGGACAAAGGTTGCAAAGAGAAGGTAGAGATGTGGATGCCATGGATAAATTTCTTGCCGTCATTGATGAAAGGAAAAGTGCACCCAGATCTCATTTGGAGGCCGGTAAAATTTATTTGGAAAAATATGATGATCCGGTGATGGCCATCTATCATTTTCGTCAGTTTTTGTTGAAATCTTCATCCACGCTGGAGGATAATTTGGTGACACAAATGGTCGAGACTGCTCAAAAACGCTTTGTGCAAAAATTGCTCGGCAAAAGTGCAGAAGGCTATGATAATCAGAATTTTCTGGTTTTGTTGAAGCGGCTACGAGAAGAGAATATTTCGCTGAAAAGACAGCTGGATGAGCTAAGGAAAGCAGAAAATATCAGTGAAAAAGATATCTATTTTTCTGAAAATCGACAGCTGCAAGGTTCGCTGAATAGCTATACAGTTTTGGCCGGTGATACGCTTTCGAGCATCAGCCAAAAGGTATATGGATCTTCGGAGAAATGGAATGTAATTTTTGCGGCCAATGGCGATAAATTAAAGGCTCCAGATAGCTTAAAAGTTGGTCAGGTTTTGGTAATTCCGAGAGATTGA
- a CDS encoding co-chaperone GroES: MNMKENIQPLGDRILVKQSEEKEQVKGGIIIPDSAKEKSQEATIVALGTGKRDEDGERIEFDVKVGDRVLVSKYGGTEVKLGDETYSLVRSDDLLAILK; encoded by the coding sequence ATGAATATGAAAGAAAATATACAACCATTAGGTGATCGAATCCTCGTTAAACAGTCCGAGGAGAAGGAGCAAGTAAAAGGTGGAATAATCATACCTGATTCGGCGAAGGAAAAATCTCAGGAGGCTACCATTGTGGCCCTTGGGACGGGTAAACGCGACGAAGATGGTGAAAGAATTGAGTTTGATGTTAAGGTCGGTGACCGGGTTTTGGTCAGCAAATACGGCGGTACCGAGGTCAAACTTGGTGATGAAACCTATTCGTTGGTCAGGAGTGATGATCTATTGGCTATACTTAAATAA
- the groL gene encoding chaperonin GroEL (60 kDa chaperone family; promotes refolding of misfolded polypeptides especially under stressful conditions; forms two stacked rings of heptamers to form a barrel-shaped 14mer; ends can be capped by GroES; misfolded proteins enter the barrel where they are refolded when GroES binds), with translation MMAKQLMFDEQARKKISDGVATLAKAVKVTLGPKGRNVLIDKKFGAPTITKDGVTVAKEIELKDPFENIGAQMVKEVASKTSDNAGDGTTTATVLAEAIFREGLRNVASGANPIFLKRGIDKAVEAVVAELARTSKKVNESGEIRQVATVSANWDEEIGKIIAEAMERVGKDGTITVEEAKSIETTLDVVEGMQFDKGYLSPYFVTNPDSMECSLDNAYILIYEKKISSLNDLLPLLQTVAQSGKPLMVIAEDVDGEALAALVVNKLRGTLHVCAVKAPGFGDRRKAMMEDIAILTGGKFISEDLGIKLESVKTEDLGRAKRINVTKETTTIVEGAGERSAIDARVKQIRHQIDEASSDYDKEKLQERLAKLAGGVAVISVGAATEPEMKEKKDRVDDALHATRAAVEEGISAGGSVALLRSASVINDLDLSGDEKIGASIVHRAIEAPLRQLCENAGVEGSLIVNEVKTKSGTHGYNVATGKFEDLMAAGVVDPTKVNRAALQNAASVAGLLLTTECMVTELHEEKASCGHMPHHGGDMDGMM, from the coding sequence ATTATGGCAAAGCAATTAATGTTTGATGAGCAAGCACGCAAAAAAATATCAGATGGCGTGGCTACTTTGGCAAAGGCTGTCAAAGTCACACTGGGGCCCAAAGGCCGCAATGTTTTAATAGATAAGAAGTTTGGTGCACCTACCATTACCAAAGATGGTGTCACCGTGGCGAAGGAGATCGAATTGAAAGATCCCTTTGAAAATATTGGAGCGCAAATGGTTAAAGAAGTGGCTTCGAAGACTTCGGATAATGCTGGCGACGGAACCACAACTGCCACGGTTTTGGCCGAGGCGATCTTCCGTGAAGGATTGAGGAATGTGGCCTCTGGTGCCAATCCGATTTTCCTCAAAAGGGGAATAGATAAAGCGGTGGAAGCCGTTGTGGCAGAACTGGCTAGAACTTCAAAAAAAGTAAATGAATCCGGTGAAATTCGGCAGGTGGCCACGGTTTCGGCCAACTGGGATGAAGAAATCGGAAAAATCATTGCCGAAGCCATGGAAAGGGTCGGTAAAGATGGAACCATAACCGTAGAGGAAGCCAAGAGTATAGAAACCACGTTGGATGTGGTCGAAGGTATGCAGTTCGATAAGGGTTATTTAAGTCCATATTTTGTGACCAATCCGGACAGCATGGAGTGTAGCCTGGATAATGCTTATATACTTATCTATGAGAAAAAAATAAGTTCGCTGAATGATCTACTGCCACTGTTGCAGACCGTGGCCCAAAGCGGCAAACCTCTAATGGTTATTGCCGAAGATGTGGACGGTGAAGCATTGGCTGCGCTGGTGGTGAATAAGCTGCGCGGTACGTTGCATGTCTGCGCGGTGAAAGCTCCTGGTTTTGGTGATCGTCGTAAGGCTATGATGGAAGATATCGCCATATTGACCGGTGGTAAATTCATATCCGAAGATCTGGGCATAAAATTGGAAAGCGTCAAAACCGAGGATCTTGGCCGTGCGAAGAGAATAAATGTGACCAAAGAAACCACCACCATAGTTGAAGGTGCCGGTGAGCGCTCAGCCATAGACGCTAGGGTAAAGCAGATTCGCCATCAGATCGATGAGGCAAGTTCGGATTATGATAAGGAGAAGTTGCAGGAGCGCTTGGCGAAATTAGCCGGAGGTGTGGCAGTCATAAGCGTTGGTGCAGCCACCGAGCCGGAGATGAAGGAAAAAAAAGATAGGGTTGATGATGCTCTCCATGCCACAAGGGCTGCCGTTGAGGAAGGAATTTCCGCCGGTGGGAGCGTGGCTTTGCTGCGTTCAGCCAGTGTAATTAATGACCTAGATCTCAGCGGTGACGAGAAGATCGGTGCTTCGATTGTCCATCGTGCCATAGAGGCTCCATTGCGTCAACTATGTGAAAATGCCGGTGTAGAAGGTTCATTGATTGTCAATGAAGTTAAGACGAAGAGCGGTACCCATGGTTACAATGTGGCCACCGGAAAATTCGAAGATTTGATGGCTGCCGGTGTGGTCGATCCGACCAAAGTCAATCGAGCGGCTCTGCAAAATGCTGCTTCGGTGGCTGGTTTACTTTTAACCACCGAATGTATGGTCACAGAACTTCATGAAGAAAAAGCTTCCTGTGGACATATGCCTCACCATGGCGGAGACATGGACGGTATGATGTGA
- the ispF gene encoding 2-C-methyl-D-erythritol 2,4-cyclodiphosphate synthase: protein MRIGIGFDVHRLVFGRDLILGGIKIPNDKGLLGHSDADCLCHALADAILGALALPNIGQLFPDDDEGNRGLVSLKILTKATLMAMERGYRIVNIDAILRAERPQLAPFISKMQETLAAAMDINSSQIGIKATTNEGLDAIGSGDAIACHAICLLNEINK, encoded by the coding sequence ATGAGAATTGGCATTGGTTTTGATGTTCATCGACTGGTTTTTGGCCGAGATCTGATACTTGGTGGCATAAAAATACCTAATGACAAAGGACTTCTTGGACATTCCGATGCGGATTGTCTATGCCATGCTTTGGCGGATGCCATCCTCGGAGCCTTGGCTTTACCAAATATAGGGCAGCTATTTCCCGACGATGATGAAGGCAATCGCGGATTAGTATCACTAAAAATCCTGACCAAAGCCACACTAATGGCCATGGAGCGAGGTTATCGCATTGTAAATATCGATGCTATATTGAGGGCCGAGCGACCGCAACTGGCACCTTTTATATCGAAGATGCAAGAAACCTTGGCTGCTGCCATGGATATAAATTCTTCGCAGATTGGCATTAAAGCGACAACCAATGAAGGTCTTGATGCCATCGGAAGTGGCGACGCCATAGCCTGCCACGCCATATGTCTACTGAACGAAATCAATAAATAG
- the ffh gene encoding signal recognition particle protein → MFENLTDRMSDALRKLRGIDKISEKNIGEALLSVKEALLTSDVNFKVVTNFLERVRTESIGHEVTRGVMPGQQIIKIIYDELITTLGKTTSQLSCQKPLIIMLAGLHGSGKTTTSVKLARLLKKSGHKPVVIGCDVYRPAANDQLETLANSEEIACHIDRSSKNAVTIAKAGLQWANDLGHDAIIFDTAGRLQIDTDLIEEIRHIKKAINPNEILLVADGAIGQEAVDIAKHFNDALDLTGIILTKLDGDTHGGAALSMTSITNLPIKFIGVGEKMDALDIFHPERIAQRILGMGDIVSLVEKAEEHIDDQEVKKLEEKLKKSKFDLDDFLSQIRNIKKMGSLESLINNLPGAHKLDHVDGANEKLKITESIILSMTKAERKNPKILDGSRRKRIANGSGRTVQDVNILLKQFTKMQDMMKKFKNTSGRSKFRSMFG, encoded by the coding sequence ATGTTCGAAAATCTCACAGACAGGATGAGCGATGCGCTGCGCAAACTGCGAGGCATCGACAAGATTTCTGAAAAAAATATCGGCGAAGCTCTGCTAAGCGTAAAAGAGGCTCTGCTTACTTCGGATGTTAATTTCAAGGTGGTGACAAATTTTTTGGAGCGCGTCAGGACTGAATCCATCGGCCATGAAGTGACCCGAGGTGTTATGCCAGGACAACAGATTATAAAAATCATCTACGATGAATTGATTACCACTCTGGGCAAAACCACTAGCCAGCTATCCTGTCAAAAACCACTGATAATAATGCTTGCCGGCTTACATGGCTCTGGTAAAACCACCACCAGTGTGAAATTGGCCAGGTTACTTAAAAAATCCGGGCACAAACCAGTGGTAATTGGTTGCGACGTCTACCGTCCAGCCGCCAATGATCAACTCGAAACATTGGCCAATTCCGAAGAAATAGCATGCCACATCGACAGATCTTCCAAAAATGCCGTCACCATAGCAAAGGCCGGATTGCAATGGGCCAATGACCTTGGCCACGATGCAATAATATTCGACACCGCCGGCCGCCTACAAATAGATACAGACCTCATCGAAGAGATTCGCCACATCAAAAAAGCAATAAATCCAAACGAAATTTTGCTGGTGGCCGATGGAGCCATTGGCCAGGAAGCCGTCGACATAGCTAAACATTTCAACGATGCCCTCGATCTCACCGGCATAATCTTAACAAAACTCGACGGAGATACCCATGGTGGAGCAGCTCTATCCATGACCTCCATCACCAACCTGCCAATAAAATTCATCGGTGTCGGCGAAAAAATGGACGCCCTGGATATCTTCCACCCCGAACGCATCGCCCAGCGAATCCTAGGCATGGGTGATATTGTTTCGCTGGTGGAAAAAGCCGAAGAACACATAGATGATCAGGAAGTTAAAAAGCTTGAAGAAAAATTGAAAAAATCAAAATTCGACTTGGACGATTTTCTCTCCCAAATACGCAATATAAAAAAAATGGGATCCCTCGAATCTTTGATCAATAATCTCCCCGGTGCCCATAAATTAGATCATGTGGATGGCGCCAACGAAAAATTAAAAATAACCGAATCCATAATTTTATCCATGACCAAGGCCGAACGAAAAAATCCAAAAATTCTAGATGGTTCCAGGCGAAAACGAATCGCAAATGGCTCTGGTAGAACTGTGCAAGATGTGAATATTTTACTGAAACAATTCACCAAAATGCAGGATATGATGAAAAAATTTAAAAACACCAGCGGTAGATCAAAATTTAGGTCCATGTTCGGTTAA